One Deltaproteobacteria bacterium genomic window, GCCACGCTCGCCCGCGGCGAGCAGCGCGAGGAGCGCCCAGGCCGTCTGCGAGGCCGTGCTCCGCCCGCGCCCGCGCCAGGCGGGGTCGACGTAGGAGCGCAGGTCCTCGCCCCAGCCGCCGTCCGGGTTCTGGCGCGAGGCGAGCCAGCGCACCGCGCGCCGGATCACGGGATCGTCGGGGGCGATGCCGGTGCGGATCAGCGCGGGCACCGCCGCGCCGGTGCCGTAGACGTAGTTCGCGCCCCAGCGCCCGAACCAGGAGCCGTCGGGCTCCTGCGCGCGCAGGAGCCAGTCGCGGCCCGCGCGGCAGCGCGGGTCGTCGGCGCGGCCCTCCTCGGCCAGCATCTCGATCACGTGCGCGGTCACGTCGGCGCTCGGCGGGTCGATCACCTCGCCGAAGTCGCAGAAGGGCAGCTCGCCGCACAGGGGCTGGGTGTTGTCGGCGTCGAAGGCGGCCCAGCCCCCGTCCTTGCACTGCATCCCGAGCGTCCACTCGAGCGCGCGCCGGACGGCGCCCTCGGTGCGCGCGCGCCCGCCGCCGCCCGCGCGCAGGGCGAGGATCACCTCGGCGGTGTCGTCGATGTCGGGATAGTTGTCGTTCTCGAACTCGAAGGCCCAGCCGCCGGGCGCGAGCCCGGGCCGGCGCACGGCCCAGTCGCCGGGCACGCGGATCTCCTGGCCGAGCAGGTACTCGGCGCCCCGCCGCATCGCGGGGTGCTCGGGTGCCACCCCGGCGTCGCGCAGCGCCACCATCGCGAGCGCGGTGTCCCAGACCGGCGACTGGCAGGCCTCGAAGCGGCGCAGGCCCGGCTCGCGCAGCGCGAAGCCCTCGAGCGCCTCCCAGCCCTTCGCGAGCGCGGGATGGTCGAGCGGGTAGCCGAGCAGGTGGAGCGCCAGGATCGAGTAGACCCAGGGTGGCTGGATCCCGCCCCAGCAGCCGTCGGCCTCCTGGCGGCGCAGGATCCACTCGGCGCAGAGCGCGAGGGCGTGGCGGCGCAGCGGGCCGAGCGGGCGCTTCTCGTAGCGATGGAGCGCGCGGTCGAGCGCCTGGAAGCGCCCGCCCCAGCTCCGCAGCGACAGCCGCTCGGGCTGCCAGTCGCCCGTGCGCAGCTCCGCGAGCCCGAAGCCGAGCGCGCGCTGCGGGCGGAACGAGGCCACCACGCACAGCGGCACGATCGTCTGGCGCGCCCAGCTCGCGAAGTCGTAGACGTTGAGCGGGAACCACGAGGGGAGCAGGATCACCTCGGGCGGAAGCGCCGGGAGCCGCTCCCAGGGCCACTCGCCGAAGAGCGCGAGCCAGATCCGGGTGAAGACGCGCGAGCGCTCGATCCCGCCGAGCTCGCGGGCGAGGGCGGCGGCGCGCTGCATGTGGGCGGCGTCGGCGGGATCGCCCGCGAGCCGCAGGGCGGCGTAGGCCTCGATCGTGGCCGAGAGGTCGGGCGGGCCGCCGTGGAAGGTCGCCCAGCCGCCGTCGGCGTCCTGCTTCCGGCGGATCCACGCGGCGGTGTCGCGCAGGATCGCCTCGTCGCGGCGGCCCACGAACTGGCGCAGGAGCAGGTCCTCGGCCTCGATCGTGACGTTCGTCTCGAGCTCGGCCTTCCACCAGCCGGCCTCGTTCTGGAGCGCGAGCAGGCGGTCGCGGCCGCGCGCGAGCGCGCGCTCGGCGGGCGTCGTGAGCGGGGTGGCGAGCGAAGCGGTCATCGGGAGCTCCTCCTGGGACGGATCCGGTGCAGGACGATCAGGCGGCCGCGACGGCCGGCAGCGCGGCGGGGGCCGCGCCGAGCGCGGCCAGCGCGGCGCGCGCGGCGGCGTGGCCGCTGCGCACCGCGCCTTCCATCGTGGCCGGCCAGCCGGTGTCGGTCCACGCGCCGGCCACGAAGACGCGCGGCAGGCCCACGTCGGGCGCGGGCCTCCGGGCGCGCGTGCCCGGCGCCTGCCGGAAGGTGGCGACACGTTCGGCGGTCACGAAGAAGCGCAGGACGCGCGCGCCGCGCGCCTCCGGCAGGAGCGCCTCGAAGGCCGGCAGGAAGCGGCTGCGCAGCGCGGCCTGCGAGAGGCCCAGATAGGCCTCGGCCGAGGACAGCGAGACGGCGAGGTACTGGCCGCGCGCGAGCCCGGAGGACGCCGTGCGGTCGAAGATCCACTGGAGCGGCGAGTCGATCGCGGCCAGCAGCGGCTCGCGCAGCACGGGCCGGTCGAAGACCACGTGCAGGTTCACGATCGGCCCGCGCCCGAGCCCGCGCCAGGCCTCCGGGTCCGCCTTCGCGCCCGGCGGGAGGAGCGCGGCCGCCTCCTCGTGCGGCACCGCCAGCACCACCGCGTCCCCCTCGAGGCGGGTACCGTGCGACACCACCGCGGGTCGGCGCCCGGCGCCGGCGTCGATCGCGTCGACCGGTGCGCGCACGAGCACGCTCGCGCCGGCGGCGCGCAGCGCGCGCTCGGCGGGGTCGGCGTGGACGGCGCGCAGGGGCGCCAGCGCCCAGCCCACGTCGGCGCCGTCGGCGCGCTCGAGGAAGCCGGTCTGGATCACCTTGGTCGCGAGCGCGAGCGAGGCCTCGCGGGCCGGGAGGTTCAGGGTCGGCCGCACGAGGAGATCCCAGAAGCGGTCGACGGAGGCCTGCGGCTCGCCCGCCGCGCGCAGCCAGTCGCCGAAGCGCACGCGGTCGAGAGCCGGGTCGGCGAGGTCGAGCGCGCCGATCCGGCGCGCGGTGCGGGCCGCGCGCAGCCGGTCGGGGAACGCGAGGTGGTGGAAGCGCAGCAGGCTCGGGGCGAGGTGCGCGGGGCACGGCAGCCGCGCGCTCCGGATCCAGGCCGTCCCGCGCCCGGGCGCCGCCACCGGGACGGCGAGGCGCGGCTGGAGCGCGACCAGGTGCTCGACGCCGAGCCGCGCGAGGAAGCCGCGGTACGCCGTGCAGCAGCGCAGGAAGACGTGCTGCCCGTTGTCCACCTCGAGCTCGCCGCGCCGGGCCGACCAGGTGGCGCCGCCGAGCCGCGGGCGCCCTTCGAGAAGGGTCACGCGCGCGCCCGCGTCGACGCAGTCGAGCGCCGCGCTCAGGCCCGCGAGCCCGCCGCCCACGACGAGGACGTGGCCCGTCACCGGCGGCGCCTGCGTGCGACGAGGGCCAGCGCATGGCGGGCGAGATCGCGCCGGCGCGGGCGCGGGGCGCCCGCGCTCGGGTCGAAGCCCGCGCGGGCGAGCGCGTCGGCCGTCGCCCGCCCGCCCGCCGCGAAGCCCGCGACGAGCCAGCGCCCGCTGCCGCGCAGCGAGGCGACGAGCGGCCCGGCCGCCCGCAGGAGCGCGCGCGCCCGCTCGACCTCGAAGGCGACGGCGGCGCGCAGGGCCGGCGGCGCCGGGCGCCGGACGAGGTCGGCCTCGCCCACCCCGAAGCGGGCGAGATCCTCGGCCGGCAGGTAGACGCGCCCGCGCCCGTGGTCCTCGACCACGTCCTGGCAGTGCTCGAGGAGCTGGAGCGCCGTGCAGACGTCGCCGGAGAGGGCGATCCGATCCGGTGTCGCCGCGCCAAGCGCGTGCAGCACGAGCTCACCGACCGGGGTGGCGGACAGCGTGCAGTAGCCGGCGAGCTCGGCCCAGCTCCCGTAGCGCGCGACGCGCTGGTCGCGGCGATTGGCCTCGAGCAGGCGCCGGAAGGGCGCGGCGGGCAGGCGCCCGGCGGCGAGCGCCGGCCCGAGCCTCCGCACGAGCGGATGGCGCGCCGCGCCCGCCGGCGCGCGCAGAAGGTCGGCTTCGAGCTCGTCGAGCAGCGCCAGGCGCTCGCCGGCGCTCGCGGGAGCCTCGTCGCCGGTGTCGTCGGCGAGGCGCGCGAAGCCGTAGATCGCGAGCAGGTCCTCGCGCAGCGCGCGCGGCAGCCAGCGCGGGGCCACGGGGAAGTTCTCGTGGGCCGAGCGGGCGAGGAGTGCGTCGGGCGCGAAGAGCGGGGTGGTCACGGCACCCGCCGCGCCGGCGCCGCCGCGCCGAGCGCGCGCTCGACCATCCGGCGCAGGCCCGCCCGGCGCAGGCGCGCGCGATGCGGATCGCCGTCGACCATCGCGAGCAGCAGGTTGCCGTGCAGCATCGAGATCAGGCCCATCGCGAGCGCCTCGGCGGGCTCGCGGTCGCCGAGCGCCTGGGCGAGCGCGTCGCGCACGTCGCGCACGAAGTGGTCGTGGAGCGCGAAGAGCGGCTCGCGGATCGAGCCGCGCAGCGCCGGCGACTCGATCACCCAGCGCACGAAGGCCTGGATCGCCGGGATCTGCTCCTCGACGAAGCGCTCGTAGACCGAGATCAGCTCGACGAGCCGGGTGGCGGGGTCCGCGTGCGTGAGCGTGCGCGCCACTTCCTCCGCGAACGGCACCAGCATGCGCCGGAAGGTCTCGCGGAAGAGCGTCTCCTTGTCGCCGAAGTGCCAGAACACGGCCGAGCGCGAGACGCCCGCGCGCGCCGCGATCGCCGAGATGCTGGCGCCCTCGTAGCCGCGCGCCGCGAAGAGCGCCGCGGCCGCCGCGAGGATGCGCCCCTGGGTGCGCGCCTTGGCGTCGGGCGCGCGCCGGCCGGAACGCCCGGCGCGCCCGCGGGCGCCTCCGCCGGCGTTCGCCTCGGCCTCCGGACCGCTCGTGCCCGGCGCCCCCCCGCCCGAGCCCGGCGGCTGCCCCTGCGGCTGCATCACGCGGCTCCCCTCCGCCGCCGGAAACGGTTTCAAATTTCAGGGCTTCCGACACCCTGGCATCGCTGACCGGAAGCCCCCGATCGGTCAGCGAGCGCGAGCCAGCGCGCGAGCCCGGGACCCAGCACGCGCGGCCCGCTCCGCAGCTCGCCGACCCGCCGCGCCCCGGTCAGGGCCATCACGGCGCGCAGCCCCTCGGCGAGCTGCGCGGCCGCCTCGAAGACCGCCGCCTCGCCGCCCGCCGCCCACGCCCGCAGGAAGGGCAGCGCGAGGCCGACCGCGCGCGCGCCGAGCGCGAGCGCGCGCGCCGCGTCGAGGGCGTCGCGCACGCCGCCCGACGCGATCGCGGCGAGGCCCGCGCGCTCCGCGTAGACGAGCGCCGCCGCCGTGGGCACGCCCCAGTCGCGCAGGAGCTCGCCGAGCGCGCGCTGGCGCGGCGAGCCCCGCAGCGACTCGACCCGCGTCCAGCTCGTGCCGCCGGCGCCCGCGACGTCCACCCAGCCCACCCCGGCTGCGCGCAGGCGCGCGAGCGTGCGCGGCGCCAGGCCGCAGCCGGTCTCCTTCACGATCACCGGCAGGGGCAGCTCCTGCACCAGCTCGGCGAGCACCGCGTAGAGGCCGCGGAAGTCGCGGTCGCCCTCGTCCTGCACCAGCTCCTGGGCCACGTTCAGGTGGATGCAGATCGCGTCGGCGCCGATCGCGCGGGCGAGCTCCGCCACGCGCTCGGGCCCGGCCTCGCGCGCCTGCACGGCGCCCAGGTTCGCGAGCAGCAGCGCGTCGGGCGCGACCTCGCGCATCCGGTAGCTCGCCGCGAGCGCGGGATCGAGCAGCATGGCCCGCTGCGAGCCGACGCCGATCCCGAAGCCGTGCTTCTGCGCCGCCGCCGCGAGCGCCAGGTTCACGGCGCGCGTCTCCGGCGCGCCGCCGGTCATGCCGCTGATCACGAAGGGCGCGAGGAGCTGGCGCCCGAAGAGCTCGACGGAGGAGTCCACCTCCGTCCAGGCGAGCTCCGGCAGCGCCTCGTGCAGGAGCTCGACCTCGTCGAGGAGCGTCCCGCGCCGGGCCTCGACGTCGGCCTCGATGCAGAGCTCGAGGTGCTCGAGCTTGCGCCGGCTCACCTCGTTCCCACTCATGCGCGGGCTCCGATCCCGAGCCACGCGCGCGCCGCGATCGCGAGCCGGCGCGGCTTCGACAGGCGCAGGGGGGGGCCGAGGCAGGGGAAGCCCCGGGCGTGGAGCTCGTCGAGGAGCGCCCGGTAGATGCCGCCCATCGCTTGGGCCGGGCGCAGGGCGCGGCGGTCCTCGGCGGGCAGCAGGCGCGCGGCGGCCTCGTAGCGGATCCGCGCGCGCTCGGCGTAGAGCGCCAGGAGGAGCCGGGTCTCCTCGTCGAGCTTGCCCGCGCGCAGGCTCTCGGGCGGCACGTGCAGGCGCTCGAGGTCCTCGCGCGCCAGGTAGATCCGGCCGGCGGCCGCGTCCTCGCCGACGTCGCGCAGCACGTTCGTGAGCTGCACGGCGATCCCCATCTGGCGCGCGTACTCGAGCGAGTCCGGGTTGCGGGCGCCGAGGATCCGCACGAGCAGGAGCCCCACCGTCGAGGCCACCCGGTAGCAGTAGCGCTCGAGGTCCGCCCAGGTCGCGATCGGCTCGCCGCGCAGGTCCGACTCGACGCCGCACAGGAGGTCGGCGAAGACCTCCTGCGGGAGGCGGAAGCGGCGCACGGCGTCGCCGAGCGCGATCCCGACCGGGTGCGTGGCGTCGCCGCGGTAGGCCGCGGCCAGCTCGGCGCGCCAGCGCTCGAGCAGGCGCTGGCGGTCGCCGCGCACGGCCGGGTCGTCGGCGACGTCGTCGGCGAGCCGGCAGAAGGCGTAGACGGCGTGGAGGGCGCGGCGCTGCGGGGCCGGCAGCATCCAGAACGCCGCTGCGAAGCTCGAGCCGCTCTCGCGCAGGACCCGCGCGCAGTGCGCGTAGGCGTCGCGCAGCGCGGGGGCGAGCGGCTCGCTCACCGCCGGGCCCTGCGCCGCGCGGGGCGCGCGCTCTCGGAGAGCGCGGCGCGCGCGGCCGCCGCGATCGCGTCCGCGTCGATCCCGACCTCGCGCCACTGCTCGTCCTGCTCGCCGTGCTCCACCACCCGGTCGTCGATGCCGAGCCTCCGCACGCGGGTAGCGGGCGCGCGCGCGGCGAGGAGCTCGAGCACGGCGCTCCCGAAGCCGCCCGCGAGCACGTGGTCCTCGATCGTGACGACGACGCCGACGCGCTCGGCCAGGTCGGCGAGGAGGGCCTCGTCGAGCGGCTTCACGAAGCGCGCGTCGGCCACCGCCGCCGAGATGCCCTGCGCCGCCAGGGCCTCCGCGGCCGCGAGGGCGGGGGGGACGGTGCGCCCGAGCGCCACGAGCGCGACGTCGGCCCCGTCGCGCAGGAGCTCGCCGCAGCCGATCGGGAGCGGCTTCGGGTCCGGGTCGAGCGCGACGCCGCAGGCCGCGCCGCGCGGGAAGCGCAGCGCGAAGGGCCGGCCCGAGTCGATCGCGGTCGCGAGCAGGTGCTGGAGCTGGTTCTCGTCGCGCGGGGCCGCCACCACCAGGCCCGGGATCGCGCGCAGGTAGGCGAGGTCGAGGACCCCGTGATGGGTCGGGCCGTCGGCGCCCACCAGGCCCGCGCGGTCGAGCGCGAAGGTGACGGGCAGCTCCTGGAGCGCCACGTCATGCGCGACCTGGTCGAAGGCGCGCTGGAGGAAGCTCGAGTAGATCGCGCACACCGGGCGCAGGCCCTCGGCCGCGAGCCCGGCCGCGAAGGTGACGGCGTGCTGCTCGGCGATGCCGACGTCGTAGACCCGGTCCGGGAAGCGGCGGGCGAAGCGGTCGAGGCCGGTGCCGTCGGGCATGGCCGCGGTGATCGCGACCACGCGCGGGTCGCGCGCCGCCACCCGGGCGAGCGCGTCGGCGAAGCACGCGGTCCAGGTGGGAGGCGCGGCCGCGGCCGCGCGCCGCGCCCCGCTCGCGCGCTCGAAGGGGGCGGTGGCGTGCCACGCGAAGGGATCCGCCTCGGCCGGCGCGAAGCCGCGGCCCTTGCGGGTGCGCACGTGCAGCACGGCCGGCCCGGATGCGGCCCGCAGCGCCGCCAGCGCGTCGAGGAGTGCCTCCAGCTCGTGGCCATCGACGGGTCCCCGGTACGCGAGCCCCAGCGCCTCGACGTAGCCGCGCACGTCGCCGCTGCGCGAGAGCCCGCCCACGTTCGGCGCGATCGACATGCCGTTGTCGTTGAAGACCACGCGCAGGGCGGGGGCGGCGCCCTGCCGGGCCAGCTCGCCGGCGTGGTTGAGCGCCTCGAAGGCCATCCCGGCCGTAGCGCCGCCGTCGCCGATCACGGCCACCGCGCAGGCCGGCTCGCCGCGCCGGCGCAGCGCCTCGGCGATGCCGAGCGCGGCCGACAGCGAGGTGCCGGCGTGGCCGGCGCCGAAGGCGTCGAAGGGGCTCTCGCTGCGGCGCAGGAAGCCGCTCGGGCCGTCGGCGCGCCGGATGCGCGGCAGCGCGCCGAGACGCCCGGTCAGGGCCTTGTGGCCGTAGGCCTGGTGGCCCACGTCCCACACGAGCCGGTCGCGCGGCGTGTCGAAGACCGCGTGCAGCGCCACGCTCAGCTCGACCACCCCGAGGCTGCCCGCGAAGTGCCCGCCCTGGGTCGCGCCGAGCTCGATCAGCGCCTCGCGCAGCTCCTCGACGAGGCGCGGCAGCACCGCGCGCGGAAGCCGGCGCACGTCCGCGGGCTCGCGGATCGCGGCGAGCACGGGAACGGAGCTCGCGGACCTCGTCTTCAGGGACGTCGGCACCTCTTCACCCACCGGTGCGGAGGGTTGCGCGGCTCGCCGCACCGCGGCAACGCCTATCGCTGACCGCGAGCCGCCTCGCGGTCAGCACGCGCCCGGCGCCGGGGCGCGCGCCACCGGGCGGCACGGAATGAATCCAGGGCGACGCGCCCGCTACCCTGCCGCGCCATGACCCGGCCCCCGCGTCCCACCGTCGAGCGCCTCGAGCTGTGGGCGCTCCACGTTCCCTTCCGCGCGGCCGTGCGCGAGACGATGGCCCGGAGCGAGGGTGGGCTCGGGATGGCGATCCCGGCCGAGGAGCCCTGGAGCGGCGGCGACTTCGTGCTGGCGCGGCTCACCGCCGAGGACGGCTCGAGCGGCATCGGGGAGGCCTTCGTGTGGCTGCCGGAGACGGGCGTCTCCCCGGCCCAGGTGATCGACGCGATCGAGCACGGTCTCGCCCGCTACGTGCTCGGCGCGGATCCCTTCGCCGCTGCGGCGCTGCGCACGCGCCTGGACGCCAACGTCGCGCGCAGCGAGGTGGCGAAGGGGCTCCTCGACCTCGCCTGCCACGACCTCATGGGGCGCATCGCGGGGCGGCCGCTCTGGGAGCTGCTCGCGGCGCGTGCGGGCGAGGGCGAGGGCGAGCCGCCGCCGCGCCCCGCTCCGGAGCCGCTGCCGCTCGCCGCGCTGATCCCGCTCGTGGACCCCCGCGCGATGGCCGACCTCGCCCTCCGCTTCCAGCGCGGCGGCACGCGGAGCTTCCGCCTGAAGCTCGGCCGCGGCGTCGAGGCCGACCGCCGGATCGTGGCCGCCGTGCGCGAGGCGCTCGGCGACGAGGCGCGCCTGCGCGTCGACTACAACCAGGCCTACACGCCCGGGGAGGCGGTGCGCGCGATCGCCGCGATCGCGCCCTTCGGGATCGACTGCGCCGAGCAGCCCGTGCGCGCCGACGACTGGCCCGGCATGGCGCACGTCCAGCGCGCGGTCGCGGTGCCGCTCCTCGCGCACGAGAGCTGCTTCTCGCTGGTCGACGCGATCGCGCTGCTCGAGCTCGGGGCGGTCGGCGTGCTCGGCGTCAACAGCGAGCGGCCCGGCGGGATCACGCACGCGCTGCGCGCCATCGACCACTATGCTGCCCGCGGGCTCGGCACG contains:
- the shc gene encoding squalene--hopene cyclase; this encodes MTASLATPLTTPAERALARGRDRLLALQNEAGWWKAELETNVTIEAEDLLLRQFVGRRDEAILRDTAAWIRRKQDADGGWATFHGGPPDLSATIEAYAALRLAGDPADAAHMQRAAALARELGGIERSRVFTRIWLALFGEWPWERLPALPPEVILLPSWFPLNVYDFASWARQTIVPLCVVASFRPQRALGFGLAELRTGDWQPERLSLRSWGGRFQALDRALHRYEKRPLGPLRRHALALCAEWILRRQEADGCWGGIQPPWVYSILALHLLGYPLDHPALAKGWEALEGFALREPGLRRFEACQSPVWDTALAMVALRDAGVAPEHPAMRRGAEYLLGQEIRVPGDWAVRRPGLAPGGWAFEFENDNYPDIDDTAEVILALRAGGGGRARTEGAVRRALEWTLGMQCKDGGWAAFDADNTQPLCGELPFCDFGEVIDPPSADVTAHVIEMLAEEGRADDPRCRAGRDWLLRAQEPDGSWFGRWGANYVYGTGAAVPALIRTGIAPDDPVIRRAVRWLASRQNPDGGWGEDLRSYVDPAWRGRGRSTASQTAWALLALLAAGERGEAAARGVEWLASTQLENGDWDEPEFTGTGFPGDFYLRYHLYRLHFPVMALGRWVRGGI
- the hpnC gene encoding squalene synthase HpnC, which encodes MTTPLFAPDALLARSAHENFPVAPRWLPRALREDLLAIYGFARLADDTGDEAPASAGERLALLDELEADLLRAPAGAARHPLVRRLGPALAAGRLPAAPFRRLLEANRRDQRVARYGSWAELAGYCTLSATPVGELVLHALGAATPDRIALSGDVCTALQLLEHCQDVVEDHGRGRVYLPAEDLARFGVGEADLVRRPAPPALRAAVAFEVERARALLRAAGPLVASLRGSGRWLVAGFAAGGRATADALARAGFDPSAGAPRPRRRDLARHALALVARRRRR
- the fni gene encoding type 2 isopentenyl-diphosphate Delta-isomerase — translated: MSGNEVSRRKLEHLELCIEADVEARRGTLLDEVELLHEALPELAWTEVDSSVELFGRQLLAPFVISGMTGGAPETRAVNLALAAAAQKHGFGIGVGSQRAMLLDPALAASYRMREVAPDALLLANLGAVQAREAGPERVAELARAIGADAICIHLNVAQELVQDEGDRDFRGLYAVLAELVQELPLPVIVKETGCGLAPRTLARLRAAGVGWVDVAGAGGTSWTRVESLRGSPRQRALGELLRDWGVPTAAALVYAERAGLAAIASGGVRDALDAARALALGARAVGLALPFLRAWAAGGEAAVFEAAAQLAEGLRAVMALTGARRVGELRSGPRVLGPGLARWLALADRSGASGQRCQGVGSPEI
- the hpnD gene encoding presqualene diphosphate synthase HpnD, encoding MSEPLAPALRDAYAHCARVLRESGSSFAAAFWMLPAPQRRALHAVYAFCRLADDVADDPAVRGDRQRLLERWRAELAAAYRGDATHPVGIALGDAVRRFRLPQEVFADLLCGVESDLRGEPIATWADLERYCYRVASTVGLLLVRILGARNPDSLEYARQMGIAVQLTNVLRDVGEDAAAGRIYLAREDLERLHVPPESLRAGKLDEETRLLLALYAERARIRYEAAARLLPAEDRRALRPAQAMGGIYRALLDELHARGFPCLGPPLRLSKPRRLAIAARAWLGIGARA
- the hpnE gene encoding hydroxysqualene dehydroxylase HpnE; its protein translation is MTGHVLVVGGGLAGLSAALDCVDAGARVTLLEGRPRLGGATWSARRGELEVDNGQHVFLRCCTAYRGFLARLGVEHLVALQPRLAVPVAAPGRGTAWIRSARLPCPAHLAPSLLRFHHLAFPDRLRAARTARRIGALDLADPALDRVRFGDWLRAAGEPQASVDRFWDLLVRPTLNLPAREASLALATKVIQTGFLERADGADVGWALAPLRAVHADPAERALRAAGASVLVRAPVDAIDAGAGRRPAVVSHGTRLEGDAVVLAVPHEEAAALLPPGAKADPEAWRGLGRGPIVNLHVVFDRPVLREPLLAAIDSPLQWIFDRTASSGLARGQYLAVSLSSAEAYLGLSQAALRSRFLPAFEALLPEARGARVLRFFVTAERVATFRQAPGTRARRPAPDVGLPRVFVAGAWTDTGWPATMEGAVRSGHAAARAALAALGAAPAALPAVAAA
- a CDS encoding TetR/AcrR family transcriptional regulator, which produces MQPQGQPPGSGGGAPGTSGPEAEANAGGGARGRAGRSGRRAPDAKARTQGRILAAAAALFAARGYEGASISAIAARAGVSRSAVFWHFGDKETLFRETFRRMLVPFAEEVARTLTHADPATRLVELISVYERFVEEQIPAIQAFVRWVIESPALRGSIREPLFALHDHFVRDVRDALAQALGDREPAEALAMGLISMLHGNLLLAMVDGDPHRARLRRAGLRRMVERALGAAAPARRVP
- the dxs gene encoding 1-deoxy-D-xylulose-5-phosphate synthase; protein product: MLAAIREPADVRRLPRAVLPRLVEELREALIELGATQGGHFAGSLGVVELSVALHAVFDTPRDRLVWDVGHQAYGHKALTGRLGALPRIRRADGPSGFLRRSESPFDAFGAGHAGTSLSAALGIAEALRRRGEPACAVAVIGDGGATAGMAFEALNHAGELARQGAAPALRVVFNDNGMSIAPNVGGLSRSGDVRGYVEALGLAYRGPVDGHELEALLDALAALRAASGPAVLHVRTRKGRGFAPAEADPFAWHATAPFERASGARRAAAAAPPTWTACFADALARVAARDPRVVAITAAMPDGTGLDRFARRFPDRVYDVGIAEQHAVTFAAGLAAEGLRPVCAIYSSFLQRAFDQVAHDVALQELPVTFALDRAGLVGADGPTHHGVLDLAYLRAIPGLVVAAPRDENQLQHLLATAIDSGRPFALRFPRGAACGVALDPDPKPLPIGCGELLRDGADVALVALGRTVPPALAAAEALAAQGISAAVADARFVKPLDEALLADLAERVGVVVTIEDHVLAGGFGSAVLELLAARAPATRVRRLGIDDRVVEHGEQDEQWREVGIDADAIAAAARAALSESARPARRRARR